A DNA window from Rhinolophus sinicus isolate RSC01 linkage group LG10, ASM3656204v1, whole genome shotgun sequence contains the following coding sequences:
- the OR2B11 gene encoding olfactory receptor 2B11: protein MRTDNQSFLWDPPRDFILLGVSDRPWLELPLFVVLLGSYTLAMLGNITIILVSRLDPQLQSPMYTFLRHLSFLDLCYTTTTVPQMLANMGGSRKTISYSGCTVQYAIFHWLGCTECVVLAAMALDRYVAICEPLRYTLVMHGPLCQQLVLVAWLSGFGNSLVQVVLTVQLPFCGQQVLNNFFCEVPAMIKLSCADTAINDTTLAVLVAFFVLVPLALILLSYGFIARAVLRIQSSKGRHKAFGTCSSHLVVVSLFYLPAIYMYLQPPSSYSQEQGKFISLFYSIITPTLNPFIYTLRNKDMKGALRRFLARVWRLCRRQRPEM, encoded by the coding sequence ATGAGAACTGACAACCAGAGCTTCCTGTGGGACCCCCCAAGGGACTTCATCCTTCTAGGTGTTTCTGACAGGCCATGGCTGGAACTCCCTCTCTTTGTGGTCCTTCTGGGGTCCTACACCCTTGCCATGTTGGGGAACATCACCATCATCCTGGTATCCCGGCTGGACCCCCAGCTCCAGAGCCCCATGTACACCTTCCTCAGGCACCTGTCCTTCCTGGACCTCTGCTACACCACCACCACGGTCCCTCAGATGCTGGCCAACATGGGAGGCTCCAGAAAGACCATCAGCTACAGCGGCTGCACAGTGCAGTACGCAATTTTCCATTGGTTGGGCTGTACTGAGTGTGTCGTTTTGGCCGCCATGGCCCTGGACCGCTACGTGGCCATCTGTGAGCCCCTGCGGTACACCCTTGTCATGCACGGGCCTCTCTGCCAGCAGCTCGTGCTCGTGGCCTGGCTCAGTGGCTTTGGGAACTCCCTAGTTCAGGTAGTCTTGACGGTGCAGTTGCCTTTCTGTGGGCAGCAGGTGCTAAACAACTTCTTCTGTGAGGTGCCAGCTATGATCAAGTTGTCGTGTGCAGATACAGCCATAAATGACACCACATTGGCTGTGCTGGTGGCCTTCTTCGTGCTGGTCCCCCTAGCTCTCATCCTGCTCTCCTATGGCTTCATTGCCCGTGCAGTGCTCAGGATCCAGTCCTCCAAGGGACGGCACAAGGCCTTTGGGACCTGTTCCTCCCACCTGGTGGTGGTCTCCCTCTTCTACCTTCCTGCCATCTACATGTACCTGCAGCCCCCTTCCAGCTACTCCCAAGAGCAGGGCAAGTTCATCTCCCTCTTCTACTCCATAATCACCCCCACCCTCAATCCCTTCATCTACACCCTGAGGAATAAGGATATGAAGGGAGCTCTGAGAAGATTCCTGGCAAGGGTCTGGAGGCTTTGCAGAAGACAAAGACCTGAGATGTGA